Genomic DNA from Pseudomonadota bacterium:
TGCCCGCGAGTTCGACCCTCGAGGCCGTGCAGAGCGTCGCGCCTTTCATGGGTTTCTCCACCGCATGACCGCGGGTGTCGAGATGCACGCGCTGTTCTCCGCCATCGGCGCGCTGCTGAGAGAGCACGGGGGCCTCGAGCGTGTATTTGCCCAGAGCCTGCCCGCGTCTTCACGCAGCGTGAAGCCAGGACTCGAGGCGCTCGTGCACCAGCTCCGTTCGCACGCCTTCGCGGCCGCACGCGCGCCCCTCGGAACACGTCGCCTGAGGTTCCTGCTGCCGAGCCCGGCAGAGGGCTCGGCCTGCAAGCGCCTCAACATGTGGCTGCGGTGGATGGTGCGCCACCAGCAGGGGCTCGATCTCGGTCTGTGGCGCTCCGCGCGTCCCGCGCAGCTCATCATCCCGCTCGACGCGCACGTCATTCGTCTGGCGTCGTTCTTCGGGCTCACGACGCGCGCAACCCCCGACTGGCGCATGGCCGAAGAGGTGACGGCCTCGCTTCGCAGGCTCGATCCGGACGATCCGGTGAAGTATGATTTTGCCCTCAGCCACATCGGCATGAGCGGCGCCTGCCTCCCCGC
This window encodes:
- a CDS encoding TIGR02757 family protein is translated as MPPTGADLATSPPLRGRGLRTLRRHLDHLFECYDYAAHRERDPIRFVLAHEDPADQEVVGLVAACLAYGRVDRVLVSIAEVLRRTTASPARFAREFDPRGRAERRAFHGFLHRMTAGVEMHALFSAIGALLREHGGLERVFAQSLPASSRSVKPGLEALVHQLRSHAFAAARAPLGTRRLRFLLPSPAEGSACKRLNMWLRWMVRHQQGLDLGLWRSARPAQLIIPLDAHVIRLASFFGLTTRATPDWRMAEEVTASLRRLDPDDPVKYDFALSHIGMSGACLPAV